In one window of Posidoniimonas corsicana DNA:
- a CDS encoding PTS sugar transporter subunit IIA: MQVLRDCFSPDNTLLDVPAHDLPTAFRVAVEHLVDTGRVDAERAADVQTALLRREAEASTAIGHAVAVPHVYLDAIKEPVVLFVRLEHPINLGAPDGVPTQHLFFLLGPPNATSAHLDTLASVARLMADDEFRYEVGKARTPDDLAASLESYIDRNTAAPEETPVADVGLEWTGRFAGGLRQDVARKRPWYVKDFVDGLHAKCVGSAVFLFFACLAPALTFGGLLAAGTGNEIGTVEIIVGTALSGVLYALLGGQPLIILGFTGPVLVLTVKLYELCQAWDAPFLPTYGWVGLWAAGFLLLMSVLDASFLMKYFTRFTDEIFSALMSLIFIHYAIVKLADEFQGLEADQHHDTALLTLLLALGTFYIAMSLSGLRRSSYLLPWMREFLADFGPMIALGAMSIVAFNLDEVFLDTLQAPDQFGTTSGRPWLVDLWAAPPWLRLAAAAPGLLIAVLIYLVQNITARLVNSPDHKLRHGHGYHLDLAVLAGLTGLCSLFGLPWFAAATVRSLNHVRSLATFEEVARPGSSPHERIIHVRENRLTGIAIHGLIACALLLLPYLRYVPLAVLYGVFLFMGVVSMAGNQFFERLSLWVKDPDLYPMTHYIRRAPIWVIHSFTGVQFVCLAVLWVVNLNKNPAISILFPMFVALLVPVRFALNRFYKRPHLEALDAAEEPEDEATHWAA; encoded by the coding sequence GTGCAGGTATTGCGAGACTGCTTCAGCCCCGACAACACCCTGCTGGACGTTCCGGCCCACGACCTGCCCACGGCGTTCCGGGTGGCGGTAGAACACCTGGTGGACACGGGACGCGTAGACGCCGAACGGGCGGCGGATGTCCAGACGGCGCTGCTGCGCCGCGAGGCCGAGGCCTCGACCGCGATCGGCCACGCCGTGGCGGTTCCGCACGTCTACCTGGACGCGATCAAGGAGCCGGTCGTGCTGTTCGTCCGGCTCGAGCACCCGATCAACCTGGGCGCTCCCGACGGCGTACCGACGCAACACCTGTTCTTCCTGCTGGGACCGCCCAACGCCACGTCCGCGCACCTGGACACACTGGCCAGCGTCGCGCGGCTCATGGCCGACGACGAGTTCCGGTACGAGGTGGGCAAGGCCCGCACGCCCGACGACCTGGCGGCCTCGCTAGAAAGCTACATCGACCGCAACACGGCCGCCCCGGAAGAAACGCCGGTCGCCGACGTCGGCCTCGAATGGACCGGGCGATTCGCCGGCGGCTTGCGGCAGGACGTCGCCCGCAAGCGGCCGTGGTACGTCAAGGACTTCGTTGACGGGCTGCACGCCAAGTGCGTTGGGTCGGCGGTGTTCCTGTTCTTCGCGTGCCTTGCCCCGGCGCTGACCTTCGGCGGCCTGCTGGCGGCGGGCACCGGCAACGAGATCGGCACGGTCGAGATCATTGTCGGCACCGCGCTGAGCGGGGTGCTGTACGCGCTGCTGGGCGGGCAGCCGCTGATCATCCTCGGCTTCACCGGCCCGGTGCTGGTGCTGACCGTCAAGCTCTACGAGCTGTGCCAAGCGTGGGACGCGCCGTTCCTGCCGACCTACGGCTGGGTCGGCCTGTGGGCGGCAGGGTTCCTGCTGCTGATGTCTGTGCTGGACGCCAGCTTCCTGATGAAGTACTTCACGCGGTTCACCGACGAGATCTTCAGCGCGTTGATGTCGCTGATCTTCATCCACTACGCGATCGTCAAGCTCGCCGACGAGTTCCAGGGCCTGGAGGCGGACCAGCACCACGACACGGCCCTCCTGACGCTGCTGCTGGCGCTCGGCACGTTCTACATCGCGATGAGCCTCTCGGGCCTCCGCCGCAGCAGCTACCTGCTGCCCTGGATGCGCGAGTTCCTGGCCGACTTCGGGCCGATGATTGCGTTGGGCGCTATGAGCATCGTCGCGTTCAACCTGGACGAGGTGTTCCTCGACACGCTGCAGGCGCCCGACCAGTTCGGCACCACCTCGGGAAGGCCTTGGCTGGTCGACCTGTGGGCGGCGCCCCCGTGGCTCCGCCTGGCGGCGGCCGCGCCCGGCCTGCTGATCGCCGTGCTGATCTACCTGGTGCAGAACATCACCGCCCGGCTGGTGAACAGCCCCGACCACAAGCTGCGGCACGGGCACGGCTACCACCTCGACCTGGCCGTGCTGGCGGGGCTGACCGGGCTCTGCTCGCTGTTCGGCCTGCCCTGGTTTGCGGCCGCCACGGTCCGCTCGCTGAACCACGTCCGCAGCCTGGCGACCTTCGAAGAGGTGGCCCGGCCCGGCAGCTCGCCCCACGAGCGCATCATCCACGTCCGCGAGAACCGGCTGACCGGCATCGCCATCCACGGCCTGATCGCGTGCGCCCTGCTGCTGCTGCCCTACCTGCGGTACGTGCCGCTGGCGGTGCTGTACGGCGTGTTTCTGTTCATGGGCGTGGTGTCGATGGCCGGCAACCAGTTCTTCGAGCGGCTCAGCCTGTGGGTCAAGGACCCGGACCTGTACCCGATGACCCACTACATCCGCCGGGCGCCGATCTGGGTGATCCACTCGTTCACCGGCGTGCAGTTCGTCTGCCTGGCCGTGCTGTGGGTGGTGAACCTCAACAAGAACCCGGCGATCAGCATCCTGTTCCCCATGTTCGTCGCGTTGCTGGTGCCGGTGCGGTTCGCGCTGAACCGGTTCTACAAGCGGCCGCACCTCGAGGCGCTCGACGCCGCCGAGGAGCCGGAGGACGAGGCCACCCACTGGGCCGCGTAG
- a CDS encoding S8 family serine peptidase, whose protein sequence is MTINRRTGIQSSSKLISGPSKQRKKNWNFEQLEARHLMTGNPVADPYDALSQDDMDGLVASAVSATSASGVLPNDPYIGFQWHLINTGQIVGDPIEQDIHGVPGEDINVAGAWGLGYTGAGVVVAVVDSGVQLDHPDLAANISTTLGYDAINDYEIGDVPPFGLGLDPGEADQRIPDNAHGTAVAGLIAAVGNNGIGGAGVAYNATIVPVRLIDTGLTDAAVVRALGFHNDEIDIYNHSWGPSDFDRTPSGPNGPLDQILATLRISATEGRNGLGNIHVWAAGNGAGQTYASPLFLTVGSWDYAGYDGYVNSRHTIGVTGVDHDGQYNNVDGTYTNYPEVSASVLVAAPTGSNVAEIGNSAIAGSGLWTTDFYNPLLDPTLPVTNPSSPLYNPLLVQEGYNGPTVDLTEPYDGIFDRFEDSSYTSRFNGTSASAPIASGVIALMLEANPNLSYRDIQNILIRSARQNAQFEDLGDGLSQGTYGNTINNTWITNRNEFFHNPDSTTGLLYSPGNAVDLMELFDDNGTDTGRDFIDSAVGSADTMTLYPNLTPQSFNLGSPTDPFPENDNVIMTSMIDPNMFTTGAGFTVSMGRGEFGTGVGYAHGVIDAELAVKLAAQYTEYLPDELTWTTAKQQPAAFPVGGEEIAGGANNLVVPGRLESFNQASAIDPIYSEAPAFPEPETLSFGQDFFPIVVPETLTTNPAEGFNSNMVVEWVEVRLSLAAGNYDDGRITLVSPDGTHSELTNYYDLDEGNRLYQTTWAADLVGVPTGGGAAVNPEWTFSTNRHWGERSDNTIAIDPSTGEPYPFTLSGIDPVTGEVSYSAPERSWQIHFESFGGTDNIIDYEVIFHGSPLNPETQRIQGFVGVDEYRADQYDIDGDGDFDEVLQDGVFNFDRWIQYQQDIYNSTTIEPTDGDMLDFATFSRLNMFGINANNSTTAVQWVEDDLLPEGGYFETTVIASESLANGEIEFNRLGEVERLLDTTQEQFAENVTVQLFRELADGLGGSSVEATPYKSFITGDDGNYYFDVVPPVDEADAIVGDVIAYMVRVVDGEGREVVATDANAPVADPDDPDAMNFLPKYQGEWRVTDDYFFAWDHYGRRPEFVTQENIDTGELEYVVPIVDFSGQPGAFDADGLAVTAMVTNLGSGQGPVGEGHNFRPSQSVRFVNEMGDEVEPYDENGAPLFTDASGAPVVILDWDPTPTGFNAQQYLALAVDPTDPNGGLTVTDPDDTFEYTLDGETGLIMGMPTDPDADPVEIVINGNWSHVVTTLPADGDPEVEEVDALLEIYDQAGQLVTVEQDLAGNYYFVSVSNIRTDLLFTPLVDTYGLEGDTSLSIYNPATVYDVLADENGAPIPFMDAGTGFTTRDDVRGINFLLSSGAAPEFQGRIYTDANGDRAYNPTSGDVAKSGVLVYADLNEDGAFQLSTEPFAVSDTNGLYSIDMSGLDRPRFVEFRVEDLSGFTLVSPSSGSYLEYVSPTNLAGESFDFVYEIGGNGGGSGGGAASVTGQVFHDTNLDGVKNFNEFGVSGVTVFADSNGNGLLDEGERRTTTNDGGVYELSLLTTGSIDIAVSVESPLVQTTPFNDQNGNGILDPGEGSRTINAQSGVVSSGVSFGVVSLAGRDWGDLADFPTLASEGGAWHQIIAGVRLGAAIDGEVDGQPSSAADGDDLDGDIDDEDGVVPRFGADGVISDGEEFGFTVTTAGTGYFLNAWIDFNGDGDWDDAGEHVYNDIDLNPGTWVAGVTTGSDGKIALPTITAPDVSEGAALAARFRWGVGGLGYSGGATIGEVEDYVYQASLNAVFLPAGDYDGNSVVDDDDYLIWRSSYGQTGPDLAADGNGDGRVDAADYSVWRDNLGAGEAVAEAASSTSLIAAPYHQVPYTPEQLAAMGVEVLVQKVGHGENARYVPVYRLINTGNAVEESVAAAPVDGDQSLSDAVAKSGEQAEADPFAVGASDQATATWVVDTSARPTRSLPSVSLDSGEAELVAAAGRASDLDLYFAEIDIADEEDSLEFVSFAPDEEVEEVEALALALADDDLNA, encoded by the coding sequence GCAACAACGGGATCGGCGGCGCCGGCGTGGCGTACAACGCGACCATTGTGCCGGTGCGTCTGATCGACACGGGGCTCACGGACGCGGCGGTGGTCCGCGCGCTCGGGTTCCACAATGACGAGATCGACATCTACAACCACAGCTGGGGCCCTTCCGATTTTGATCGGACGCCAAGCGGCCCCAACGGTCCCCTCGATCAGATCCTGGCCACTCTCCGGATCTCCGCGACCGAAGGACGCAACGGCCTCGGCAACATCCATGTCTGGGCGGCAGGCAACGGTGCGGGGCAGACCTATGCGAGCCCGCTGTTCCTGACGGTTGGCTCGTGGGACTACGCGGGCTACGACGGGTACGTCAACTCGCGGCACACGATTGGCGTCACCGGCGTCGACCACGATGGCCAGTACAACAACGTCGACGGCACCTACACGAACTACCCGGAAGTGTCGGCCTCGGTGCTGGTCGCGGCGCCTACTGGGTCCAACGTAGCAGAGATCGGCAACTCGGCGATCGCCGGCAGCGGCCTGTGGACCACGGACTTCTACAATCCGCTGCTCGACCCAACCCTGCCGGTGACGAACCCCTCTTCGCCGCTGTACAACCCGCTGCTCGTGCAAGAGGGCTACAACGGACCCACGGTTGACCTGACCGAGCCGTACGACGGGATTTTCGACCGGTTCGAGGACAGCTCGTACACGTCTCGCTTTAACGGAACCAGCGCGTCCGCGCCAATCGCGTCGGGTGTTATCGCGCTGATGCTCGAGGCCAACCCCAACCTGTCGTACCGCGATATCCAGAACATCCTCATCCGTTCGGCGCGGCAGAACGCCCAGTTCGAGGACCTGGGCGACGGCCTGTCGCAGGGCACCTACGGGAATACGATCAACAACACCTGGATCACTAACCGCAACGAGTTTTTCCACAATCCCGACTCGACGACGGGCCTTCTCTACAGTCCGGGTAATGCGGTCGATCTCATGGAGCTGTTCGACGACAACGGCACCGATACCGGCCGCGACTTTATCGACTCGGCGGTCGGAAGTGCTGACACGATGACGCTCTACCCGAACCTGACGCCGCAGTCGTTCAACCTCGGGTCTCCCACCGACCCGTTCCCCGAGAACGACAATGTCATCATGACGAGCATGATCGACCCGAACATGTTCACCACCGGTGCGGGTTTCACGGTCAGCATGGGGCGCGGCGAGTTTGGAACCGGCGTGGGGTACGCGCACGGCGTCATCGACGCGGAGCTTGCAGTCAAGCTGGCGGCCCAATACACCGAGTACCTGCCCGACGAGCTCACCTGGACCACCGCCAAGCAGCAACCCGCGGCATTTCCGGTTGGCGGTGAAGAGATAGCCGGCGGTGCGAACAACCTGGTCGTTCCCGGACGGTTAGAGTCATTCAATCAGGCCAGCGCCATTGACCCGATCTACTCAGAAGCTCCTGCGTTTCCGGAGCCGGAGACGCTGAGCTTTGGTCAGGACTTCTTCCCGATCGTGGTGCCTGAGACGCTGACAACGAACCCGGCGGAGGGGTTTAACAGCAACATGGTGGTCGAGTGGGTAGAGGTTCGTCTCAGCCTGGCGGCCGGCAACTACGATGACGGCCGCATTACGCTGGTTTCACCGGATGGCACGCACTCGGAGCTGACCAACTACTACGACCTGGACGAAGGAAACCGCCTTTATCAAACGACTTGGGCTGCGGACCTAGTGGGCGTCCCAACCGGTGGGGGCGCGGCCGTTAACCCTGAGTGGACGTTCTCTACCAACCGTCACTGGGGCGAGCGGAGCGACAACACCATTGCAATCGACCCGTCGACCGGCGAACCGTACCCCTTCACGCTCTCTGGGATCGACCCCGTGACGGGGGAGGTGTCGTACAGCGCTCCCGAGCGGTCGTGGCAGATCCACTTTGAGAGTTTTGGCGGCACCGACAATATCATTGACTACGAGGTGATCTTCCACGGGTCGCCTCTCAACCCCGAGACCCAACGCATCCAGGGGTTTGTGGGCGTCGACGAGTACCGCGCCGACCAGTACGACATCGACGGCGACGGCGACTTTGATGAGGTGCTGCAGGACGGTGTGTTTAACTTCGACCGTTGGATTCAGTACCAGCAGGACATCTACAATTCCACGACGATCGAGCCAACCGACGGCGACATGCTCGACTTCGCGACATTCTCGCGACTGAACATGTTCGGGATCAACGCCAACAACAGCACCACGGCTGTGCAGTGGGTTGAGGATGATCTGCTGCCCGAGGGCGGGTACTTTGAGACAACGGTAATCGCGTCGGAGTCGCTGGCCAACGGCGAGATTGAGTTCAACCGGTTAGGCGAGGTCGAGCGACTGCTCGACACCACGCAGGAGCAGTTTGCCGAGAACGTCACGGTGCAGCTGTTCCGGGAACTCGCCGACGGGCTGGGTGGCTCTTCGGTCGAGGCGACTCCGTACAAGTCGTTCATCACCGGCGACGACGGCAACTACTACTTTGATGTGGTGCCGCCGGTCGACGAGGCCGACGCGATCGTAGGCGACGTGATCGCCTACATGGTGCGTGTGGTTGACGGCGAGGGCCGGGAGGTGGTTGCGACCGACGCCAACGCACCCGTCGCGGACCCCGACGACCCCGACGCCATGAACTTCCTGCCGAAGTACCAGGGCGAGTGGCGCGTCACCGACGACTACTTCTTCGCCTGGGACCACTACGGGCGGAGGCCCGAGTTCGTTACGCAAGAGAACATCGACACGGGCGAGCTCGAGTATGTCGTCCCGATTGTAGATTTCTCGGGCCAGCCGGGGGCGTTCGACGCCGACGGGCTGGCGGTGACCGCGATGGTCACCAACCTTGGGTCTGGGCAAGGGCCGGTTGGCGAGGGCCACAACTTCCGTCCGTCTCAGTCGGTGCGGTTTGTAAACGAAATGGGGGATGAGGTTGAGCCCTATGATGAGAACGGCGCGCCGCTGTTCACCGACGCGTCTGGAGCGCCGGTCGTCATCCTCGACTGGGATCCCACGCCGACCGGGTTTAACGCTCAGCAGTACCTCGCTTTGGCGGTTGATCCGACGGACCCCAACGGCGGCCTAACGGTCACCGACCCGGACGACACGTTTGAGTACACGCTCGATGGCGAAACCGGCCTAATCATGGGCATGCCCACGGATCCGGACGCCGACCCGGTCGAGATCGTGATCAACGGCAACTGGTCGCACGTTGTCACGACGCTCCCCGCCGACGGGGACCCGGAGGTGGAGGAGGTCGACGCCCTGCTGGAGATCTATGATCAAGCCGGCCAGCTAGTCACGGTCGAGCAGGACCTGGCGGGCAACTACTATTTTGTCAGCGTCAGCAACATCCGCACGGACCTTTTATTCACCCCCCTCGTCGACACCTACGGCCTAGAGGGAGACACCTCGCTCTCGATCTACAATCCGGCCACCGTCTACGACGTATTAGCCGACGAGAACGGCGCCCCCATCCCCTTTATGGACGCCGGCACCGGCTTTACCACTCGGGACGACGTCCGCGGCATCAACTTCCTACTAAGCTCTGGCGCCGCGCCTGAGTTCCAGGGCCGGATCTACACCGACGCCAACGGCGACCGGGCCTACAACCCGACGTCGGGCGACGTGGCCAAGAGCGGCGTGCTGGTCTACGCCGACCTCAACGAGGACGGCGCGTTCCAGCTCAGCACCGAGCCGTTCGCGGTCTCGGACACGAACGGCCTGTACTCGATCGACATGAGCGGGCTGGACAGGCCGCGGTTCGTTGAGTTCCGCGTCGAAGACCTGTCGGGCTTCACGCTGGTTTCGCCGAGCAGCGGGTCCTACCTTGAGTATGTGTCGCCGACGAACCTGGCGGGCGAGTCGTTTGATTTTGTGTACGAGATCGGTGGCAACGGCGGTGGCAGCGGAGGCGGCGCGGCGTCGGTGACCGGGCAGGTGTTCCACGACACCAACCTGGACGGCGTCAAGAACTTCAACGAGTTTGGCGTCTCGGGCGTGACGGTGTTCGCCGACTCCAACGGCAACGGCCTGCTGGATGAAGGCGAACGCCGCACCACCACCAACGACGGCGGCGTCTACGAGCTGTCGCTGCTCACCACCGGCTCGATCGACATCGCCGTGAGTGTCGAGTCTCCGCTGGTTCAGACCACTCCGTTCAACGACCAGAACGGCAACGGCATCCTCGACCCGGGCGAAGGCTCGCGGACCATCAACGCGCAGAGCGGTGTGGTCAGCTCGGGCGTGTCGTTCGGCGTGGTCAGCCTGGCGGGCCGCGACTGGGGCGACCTGGCCGACTTCCCGACGCTGGCCTCTGAAGGCGGCGCGTGGCACCAGATCATCGCCGGCGTTCGACTGGGCGCGGCCATCGACGGTGAAGTGGACGGCCAGCCGTCCAGCGCGGCCGACGGCGACGACCTGGACGGTGACATCGACGACGAAGACGGCGTCGTCCCGCGGTTTGGCGCCGACGGCGTCATCAGCGACGGCGAAGAGTTCGGCTTCACGGTCACCACCGCCGGCACCGGCTACTTCCTGAACGCCTGGATCGACTTCAACGGCGACGGCGACTGGGACGACGCCGGCGAGCACGTGTACAACGACATCGACCTCAACCCGGGCACCTGGGTGGCCGGCGTCACGACCGGGTCGGACGGCAAGATCGCGCTGCCGACGATCACCGCTCCTGACGTGTCCGAGGGCGCGGCCCTCGCCGCCCGCTTCCGCTGGGGCGTAGGTGGCCTGGGCTACAGCGGCGGGGCGACCATCGGCGAGGTCGAGGACTACGTGTACCAGGCTTCGCTCAACGCGGTGTTCCTGCCCGCCGGCGACTACGACGGCAACAGCGTCGTCGACGACGACGACTACCTGATTTGGCGGTCGAGCTACGGCCAGACCGGTCCCGACCTGGCGGCCGACGGCAACGGCGACGGCCGCGTCGATGCCGCCGATTACAGTGTCTGGCGTGACAACTTGGGAGCCGGCGAGGCGGTAGCGGAGGCGGCTTCGAGCACTAGTTTGATCGCTGCGCCTTATCATCAGGTGCCCTACACTCCTGAGCAACTCGCCGCGATGGGCGTTGAGGTGCTCGTGCAGAAGGTTGGCCACGGCGAAAACGCCCGGTACGTGCCGGTCTACCGCCTGATTAACACGGGCAACGCAGTAGAAGAATCCGTCGCCGCCGCGCCGGTCGACGGCGATCAGTCGCTGTCCGACGCCGTAGCCAAGAGCGGCGAACAGGCGGAGGCCGATCCCTTTGCCGTGGGCGCCTCCGATCAGGCGACCGCGACCTGGGTCGTCGACACCTCGGCCCGCCCGACCCGCAGCCTGCCGTCGGTCAGCCTCGACAGCGGCGAGGCGGAGCTTGTCGCGGCCGCCGGCCGCGCCAGCGACCTCGACCTGTACTTTGCCGAGATCGACATCGCGGACGAGGAGGATTCGCTCGAGTTCGTGAGCTTTGCCCCGGACGAAGAGGTCGAGGAAGTCGAGGCCCTGGCCTTGGCGCTTGCCGACGACGACCTGAACGCCTAG